In a single window of the uncultured Dysgonomonas sp. genome:
- a CDS encoding phosphoethanolamine transferase — protein sequence MNLKERLDGFIANPICVFTLFVIVNLLPCIGLLFTEPFNVWGKIILLIFPIGLYFIIFTISKNIGLMQLLLIPLLILHAFQIVVFYLFGEDVIAVDMFLNVVTTNATEAGEVLNGILVSVIFVIIVYIPTIIIAAIACKRKAHTSDTFRRRLFFSGVIIIVSTYALSFLAKNENTETFTYHQDVYPVNILYNLDFAVHKWKRSRQYPQTSKDFSFKAYKKDKTTEKREIYVLVIGETSRAENWGLYGYERNTTPYLAQDTNIVFFKDAITQSNTTHKSVPIIMSAASAENFDIIYYQKSVIETFKEVGFTTIFISNQSANHTFTDYFAQEADYVHYYRHFNDRTNNLDEALLPKFKYYIDSLPGNLFIVLHSYGSHFNYKERYPDNFAIFKPDNVEEISRVNRDRLINAYDNTILYTDYFLHNVTEILKKTEACSSLFYASDHGEDILDDKRQRFLHASPNPTFYQLKIPMFLWFSPVYREIYPQNVKNAFSNTRKPVSTNAAFHTILDMAHIETDYLDTDLSLVDMKFKTAKRMYLSDHDNPIPYYNAGLRKEDKAMIEERKMFH from the coding sequence ATGAACCTAAAAGAACGTTTGGATGGCTTCATAGCCAATCCCATATGTGTATTTACGCTATTTGTTATAGTAAATCTTTTACCCTGTATAGGACTGCTCTTTACCGAGCCTTTTAACGTGTGGGGAAAGATTATTTTGCTCATATTTCCGATAGGACTCTATTTCATTATATTCACTATCTCTAAAAATATAGGACTGATGCAGCTATTGCTGATTCCACTATTGATTCTGCACGCATTTCAGATAGTTGTTTTCTATCTTTTTGGCGAAGATGTAATAGCCGTAGATATGTTTCTGAATGTAGTAACAACTAATGCGACGGAGGCCGGAGAAGTGCTGAATGGTATTCTGGTATCAGTCATATTTGTTATTATCGTTTACATACCGACCATTATTATCGCAGCAATAGCATGCAAAAGAAAAGCACATACCTCTGATACCTTCAGACGAAGGCTCTTCTTTTCAGGAGTTATCATTATAGTATCTACTTATGCCTTATCTTTTCTTGCAAAAAATGAAAACACAGAGACATTCACATACCATCAGGATGTATATCCGGTAAATATCCTTTACAATCTGGATTTTGCAGTACATAAATGGAAGCGTAGCCGCCAGTACCCTCAAACTTCGAAAGATTTTTCATTTAAAGCCTATAAAAAAGATAAAACCACTGAAAAACGGGAAATATATGTATTGGTGATCGGCGAAACCAGTAGAGCTGAAAACTGGGGACTGTACGGCTATGAACGAAACACGACCCCTTATCTGGCTCAGGACACAAACATTGTTTTCTTTAAAGATGCCATTACTCAATCAAATACAACACACAAAAGTGTACCGATCATAATGTCTGCCGCATCGGCGGAGAATTTCGATATTATTTATTATCAAAAAAGCGTGATAGAAACTTTTAAGGAGGTCGGTTTCACCACAATATTTATTTCCAATCAGTCTGCAAACCACACATTTACTGATTATTTTGCACAGGAGGCCGATTATGTACATTATTACCGTCATTTTAATGACCGTACAAATAATCTGGACGAGGCTTTGCTGCCAAAATTCAAATATTACATTGATTCTCTGCCGGGCAACCTGTTCATTGTGCTTCATAGCTATGGCTCTCACTTCAATTATAAAGAACGCTACCCGGACAATTTTGCGATATTCAAACCTGATAATGTAGAAGAAATAAGCAGGGTAAACAGAGATAGACTCATTAATGCATACGACAACACGATTCTCTATACAGACTATTTCCTACATAATGTAACCGAAATTCTGAAAAAGACAGAGGCTTGTTCCTCCCTATTTTATGCATCCGACCATGGTGAAGATATCCTGGACGATAAACGGCAACGCTTTTTGCATGCCTCGCCAAATCCGACATTTTACCAACTAAAAATACCTATGTTTCTCTGGTTTTCACCCGTATATAGAGAAATTTACCCGCAAAATGTGAAGAACGCTTTCAGTAATACGAGGAAACCTGTATCTACAAACGCTGCGTTCCATACAATACTGGATATGGCACATATAGAAACAGATTATTTAGATACAGACTTATCGTTGGTAGATATGAAATTCAAAACAGCCAAAAGAATGTACCTGAGCGATCATGACAATCCTATCCCTTATTATAATGCAGGCTTGAGAAAAGAAGATAAAGCCATGATAGAAGAAAGGAAAATGTTTCATTGA
- a CDS encoding PCMD domain-containing protein — translation MTQRIQKIWLSSLLGLFPLLNILGQAEVIEMLPYGDMDKWMVREIKESKIIGGNRKYLYEIVPGDTLKDKPYKNTTSPWALSSVLARVKGITKTSVTVFPERRAGNGHCARLETRIETCTVLGLFDINVLASGTIFLGEMNEPIKDTSNPQSKLVTGIEFTKRPKALQYDYKVTTGGNCIQATGFSKQKKIDRKDMAEVQILLQHRWEDAEGNIYAKRVGTGWERFEKSVDNWQNNHRLIVHYGDISSKHFYASYMSLKDGQQAYYARNSKGKMVPIHETSWADPSEKVTHLIVQFSSSNGGAYTGSIDSKLWIDNVKLVY, via the coding sequence ATGACACAGCGAATTCAGAAAATCTGGTTAAGTAGCCTTCTAGGATTATTTCCCCTACTTAATATATTGGGACAGGCAGAAGTAATAGAGATGCTCCCATATGGCGATATGGATAAATGGATGGTTCGGGAAATCAAAGAATCAAAGATAATAGGTGGAAATAGAAAATATCTGTACGAAATAGTACCCGGAGACACACTGAAAGATAAACCTTATAAAAATACGACCTCTCCGTGGGCGCTATCATCCGTACTGGCCAGAGTGAAAGGGATAACCAAAACCAGCGTAACGGTTTTTCCCGAACGAAGAGCCGGTAACGGACATTGTGCACGACTGGAAACCCGAATAGAAACCTGTACGGTACTTGGCTTATTCGATATAAATGTTCTGGCCAGCGGAACTATATTTTTAGGAGAAATGAATGAACCGATAAAAGATACAAGTAACCCGCAATCGAAACTCGTTACAGGGATAGAATTTACCAAACGTCCGAAAGCCTTACAATACGATTATAAAGTGACTACCGGAGGAAATTGTATTCAGGCCACAGGTTTCAGTAAGCAGAAAAAGATTGACAGGAAGGATATGGCCGAAGTGCAGATACTTTTACAACACAGATGGGAAGATGCTGAAGGTAACATTTATGCAAAACGGGTCGGAACCGGATGGGAGCGCTTCGAAAAATCGGTAGACAACTGGCAAAACAACCACAGGCTCATTGTGCATTACGGAGACATATCATCGAAACACTTTTATGCTTCCTATATGAGCCTGAAAGATGGACAACAGGCCTATTATGCCCGTAACAGCAAAGGAAAAATGGTCCCTATACACGAAACGTCATGGGCCGACCCATCGGAAAAGGTAACTCATCTGATCGTACAATTCTCATCCAGTAATGGAGGTGCATATACAGGAAGTATTGATAGTAAGCTTTGGATAGATAATGTGAAGTTGGTATATTGA
- a CDS encoding SagB/ThcOx family dehydrogenase translates to MKRGLFVIALLCLVSYISAQDIQLVPPTKTGGKPLMEALNDRQSHRNFEQKDLPVQTLSDLLWAAYGFNREDKRTVPSSQNKQEVDVYVMLSSGIYFYDAKANKLLLKEKGDFRAALGQPNISESASLSLIYVINLDKNSRDAGLMDAGFSIQNVYLYCASAGLGSVARGSFKRPDVHNALKLTDKQEVALVQAVGFIK, encoded by the coding sequence ATGAAAAGAGGATTATTTGTTATTGCTTTATTGTGTTTGGTTAGCTATATATCTGCTCAGGATATACAGTTGGTTCCACCTACTAAGACAGGAGGGAAACCATTAATGGAAGCATTAAACGATCGGCAGTCGCATCGCAATTTTGAACAGAAAGATTTGCCGGTACAGACTTTGTCTGATTTGCTATGGGCAGCATATGGCTTCAACAGAGAAGATAAACGTACCGTGCCTTCTTCCCAAAACAAACAGGAGGTAGATGTATACGTGATGCTTAGTAGTGGAATCTATTTCTATGATGCTAAAGCAAATAAATTGCTATTGAAAGAGAAAGGTGATTTCAGAGCCGCCTTAGGGCAACCGAATATATCAGAGAGTGCCTCACTTTCTTTGATTTATGTTATCAATCTGGATAAAAACAGCCGTGATGCGGGACTGATGGATGCCGGATTCTCTATTCAGAATGTATATCTCTATTGCGCTTCAGCAGGACTGGGTTCTGTTGCCCGTGGTTCATTCAAGAGACCTGATGTACATAACGCACTGAAGCTAACAGATAAGCAGGAGGTGGCTCTTGTACAGGCTGTAGGTTTTATTAAGTAA
- a CDS encoding DUF4105 domain-containing protein, which translates to MQRIVLSDSAKVSLLTNAPWDEAVYSLFGHTSMRVSDPAQNIDYAFNFGLFNMSKSNFIFLFMKGETDYMVAPIPYNAYYQEYKERGVGIIEQVFNLSPKEKQDIFDALLVNCLPENREYRYNYFYDNCSTRPRDIFEKYINGKIEYTPTNKEQTYRDLVIECTNSRQWFRFGINLVIGADADKVITDRQKDFLPRYLMNAYEGATVTGDSIPRNILLSTTTILEAKTFEKDFPVTPLYAGITLLIISALISYIVYKKQITGLGKAFDTILFLIAGIAGCIIFFLMFFSVHPCTNPNWNIIWLNPLQLIVALLFFVKSLSKCIYYYHFINFVALLAFLLAWNLIPQQLETTFIPFILSIGLRSFMNVLQQKKFKKKADYSLPRAK; encoded by the coding sequence ATGCAACGAATTGTATTGAGTGACTCGGCTAAAGTGAGCCTGTTGACCAATGCGCCCTGGGATGAAGCTGTTTATTCCCTTTTTGGACACACGTCGATGCGCGTAAGCGACCCTGCGCAAAATATTGATTATGCTTTTAACTTCGGTTTGTTCAATATGTCCAAATCTAATTTTATATTCCTTTTTATGAAGGGAGAAACTGATTATATGGTTGCCCCGATACCATACAACGCATATTATCAGGAATATAAAGAAAGAGGTGTAGGTATTATAGAGCAAGTATTTAATCTCAGCCCAAAGGAAAAACAGGATATATTTGATGCATTATTGGTCAATTGTTTACCCGAAAACAGGGAGTATCGCTACAACTACTTTTACGACAACTGCTCCACACGTCCCAGAGATATCTTCGAAAAATATATCAACGGAAAAATAGAATATACACCTACGAATAAAGAGCAGACATATCGTGATTTAGTAATAGAATGCACAAATAGTAGGCAATGGTTTCGCTTCGGAATAAATCTGGTGATAGGTGCGGATGCAGACAAAGTGATAACAGACCGGCAAAAGGATTTCCTGCCTCGCTATCTGATGAATGCTTACGAGGGAGCGACGGTTACAGGAGACAGTATACCAAGAAATATTTTATTGTCCACTACTACTATTCTGGAAGCAAAAACTTTCGAAAAAGATTTTCCGGTCACACCGTTATACGCAGGCATTACACTTCTGATTATCAGCGCACTTATTTCATATATAGTATATAAAAAGCAAATCACAGGACTAGGAAAGGCTTTCGATACAATCTTATTCCTGATTGCAGGAATAGCAGGCTGTATCATTTTCTTTCTTATGTTCTTTTCAGTACACCCTTGTACCAATCCGAACTGGAATATCATATGGCTGAATCCGCTGCAACTCATTGTAGCTCTGCTATTCTTTGTAAAATCACTGTCAAAGTGTATTTATTATTATCATTTTATTAACTTTGTGGCACTTTTAGCGTTTCTTTTGGCATGGAATTTGATTCCACAACAATTAGAAACGACATTCATTCCGTTCATTTTGTCCATTGGGCTAAGATCGTTTATGAATGTATTGCAACAAAAAAAGTTTAAGAAAAAAGCTGATTATAGCTTACCTAGAGCAAAATGA
- a CDS encoding alkaline phosphatase family protein: MIRIITSLVAVLTITSIQAQTTVRETPKLVIGITIDQLRGDYLELFRNNFSERGFKRLLNEGLVYQNIKFDFPYLDDASAIATIYTGAMPFYHGIVGNKKYLAAKNQEVFTFSDPAYLGNYTDDKVSPLALKSSTITDELKLATKGTSDVYSFAPQISQALITAGLRGNAAYWVDDYTGKWASSTYYKNFYWTVDQENRGNSDFSVQAWDMRWTPLLSISDYKAFPYVENKASFTHHTGTDKATYLLAKQTPVVNQNVTTTALTVLSKAELGKRTSPDFLSLTYYAGSYPNVRSDYSYEIQDVYIRLDREIEKILDEVEKTVGLKNALIFISSTGYYNSNDVSYSDGQNIPENKFYVNRCEALLNMYLMAIYGRDNKWVDKIYNGQVYLNRELIKQKQISLQEIQDKAAEFVSEFTGVQEVYTSYQIQHGQWNPVMEYYKNGYTKETSGDLFIELQPGYKIVNEQDASFKEKQIRNNAIVCPVIFFGNNIKAERIKRTIKATEIAPTVSYIMRIRSPNAAREEALSELL; this comes from the coding sequence ATGATAAGAATAATAACCTCATTAGTAGCAGTACTGACTATTACATCCATTCAGGCACAGACCACTGTGCGTGAAACACCTAAATTGGTAATAGGCATTACTATCGACCAGTTAAGGGGGGATTATCTCGAACTTTTCCGAAACAATTTTTCAGAAAGAGGATTCAAGCGCCTGTTAAACGAAGGCTTGGTCTACCAGAATATTAAATTCGATTTCCCGTATCTTGACGATGCTTCCGCTATAGCGACCATATATACGGGTGCTATGCCCTTTTATCATGGCATTGTAGGCAACAAAAAATATCTGGCAGCTAAGAATCAGGAAGTATTCACATTTTCCGATCCAGCCTATTTAGGAAACTATACGGATGACAAAGTTTCTCCTTTAGCCCTCAAATCCTCTACTATTACCGATGAATTGAAGCTGGCAACAAAAGGAACTTCCGATGTATATTCGTTTGCCCCGCAAATATCGCAAGCCCTGATTACGGCCGGCCTTAGAGGAAATGCCGCATACTGGGTCGATGACTATACAGGAAAATGGGCATCCAGCACCTATTACAAAAACTTTTACTGGACTGTAGATCAAGAAAATAGAGGCAATTCTGATTTCTCAGTTCAGGCATGGGACATGCGATGGACCCCGCTTTTGAGCATTAGCGATTATAAGGCTTTTCCTTATGTGGAAAACAAGGCCTCTTTTACACATCATACCGGTACTGACAAAGCGACATACTTACTGGCAAAACAGACGCCTGTTGTAAATCAGAATGTGACAACCACAGCTTTGACAGTACTCTCTAAAGCTGAATTAGGAAAACGAACTAGTCCAGATTTTTTATCGCTCACATACTATGCAGGAAGTTACCCGAACGTAAGATCCGACTATTCATACGAAATCCAAGATGTATACATACGCCTTGACCGTGAGATAGAAAAAATTCTGGATGAAGTAGAGAAAACCGTAGGTCTGAAAAATGCATTGATATTTATCTCCTCCACAGGATATTACAATTCGAATGATGTCAGCTACTCTGATGGGCAAAACATCCCTGAAAATAAATTCTATGTCAATCGTTGCGAGGCATTGCTGAACATGTATCTGATGGCCATTTATGGCAGGGACAACAAATGGGTGGACAAAATATACAATGGCCAGGTCTATCTCAACAGGGAATTAATCAAACAAAAACAGATATCGTTACAGGAAATACAAGATAAAGCAGCCGAGTTCGTTTCCGAGTTCACAGGAGTGCAAGAGGTATATACTTCTTATCAGATACAGCACGGACAATGGAATCCTGTAATGGAATATTACAAGAATGGTTATACGAAAGAAACTTCGGGGGACCTCTTTATCGAGTTACAACCGGGGTATAAAATCGTAAACGAACAAGATGCTTCATTTAAAGAAAAACAAATACGGAACAATGCTATTGTCTGTCCTGTTATATTCTTCGGAAATAATATAAAGGCCGAAAGAATAAAAAGGACTATAAAGGCTACAGAGATAGCCCCTACGGTGTCGTACATCATGCGTATACGTTCACCGAATGCAGCGAGGGAAGAAGCCCTATCGGAATTGCTTTAA
- the secA gene encoding preprotein translocase subunit SecA, giving the protein MGFADILSSLFGNKSQRDLKEINPYVDRIKAVYPSIEKLSHDELRAKTAEIRQQVQDYVATEKNKIAELKAGVEALEIDQREDVWAEVDKLEKEVTDKYEEVLEKVLPEVFSIVKETARRLTENEEVIVTATEFDKELAETHDFVSIDGDKAVYYKRWTAGGNEIVWDMIHYDVQLFGGVVLHKGKIAEMATGEGKTLVGTLPVFLNALTGNGVHVVTVNDYLAKRDSEWMGPIYMFNGLSVDCIDKHQPNSEGRRKAYQADITFGTNNEFGFDYLRDNMAINPSDLVQRKHNYAIVDEVDSVLIDDARTPLIISGPIPRGEQQLFEEFRPRVEIIVKAQRDLCTKLLAEAKAKIASEDKKEQEEGSLLLYRSFKGLPKNKPLIKFLSEPGVKSSMLKTEEHYMAEQMRNMHIVTDDLYFVIDEKNNSIELTDKGIDLLTGNSDDPLFFVLPDIGALLSDLENQSLTDAQKAEKKDELMQSYSIKSERVHTVNQLLKAYALFEKDDEYVVMDNKVMIVDEQTGRIMDGRRYSDGLHQAIEAKERVKVEAATQTFATITLQNYFRMYHKLSGMTGTAETEAGELWNIYKLDVVVIPTNRPIARKDMNDRIYKTKREKYTAVIHEIEELVNQGRAVLVGTTSVEISELLSKMLTMRKIKHNVLNAKLHQREAEVVALAGQPGAVTIATNMAGRGTDIKLAPSVKEAGGLAIIGTERHESRRVDRQLRGRAGRQGDPGSSVFYISLEDDLMRLFASERIAGMMDRMGFKEGEMLEHNMLSKSVERAQKKVEENNFGIRKRLLEYDDVMNSQREVIYKRRRHALMGERIGIDIVNMFYDTAVNIVEQYADNLDYEGLKIDLLRLLAIEVPFDEASFRTMKSDAMVDQIYDTAVQNFKHKMDRLAEIANPVIKQVYEEQGDKFENILIPITDGKRVYNISCNLKEAYDSQSKDIIKSFEKAIVLHTIDEEWKEHLREMDELRQSVQNASYEQKDPLLIYKLESFNLFKSMLNSVNGKAVTILMRGQIPVREPEQVRQAAPEQKTDYSRYRTERNEMEDGNATQGGGQRPPQPQGAPKIAPVHVDKKPGRNEPCYCGSGKKYKNCHGKNE; this is encoded by the coding sequence ATGGGATTCGCTGATATTTTATCATCATTATTCGGGAACAAATCTCAACGCGACTTAAAAGAGATTAATCCATACGTAGACCGCATTAAGGCTGTATACCCGTCGATAGAGAAACTCTCTCATGACGAACTACGTGCCAAAACTGCTGAAATCAGGCAACAGGTACAAGACTATGTGGCCACCGAAAAAAATAAGATTGCCGAACTGAAAGCCGGGGTTGAAGCACTGGAAATAGACCAACGCGAAGACGTTTGGGCAGAAGTGGACAAACTGGAAAAAGAAGTTACCGACAAATATGAAGAAGTACTCGAAAAAGTACTTCCTGAAGTATTTTCAATTGTAAAAGAAACCGCTCGCCGCCTCACAGAAAACGAAGAAGTTATTGTGACTGCCACTGAGTTTGACAAGGAACTTGCAGAAACACATGACTTTGTAAGTATAGATGGTGATAAGGCTGTTTATTACAAACGCTGGACTGCCGGAGGAAACGAAATAGTATGGGATATGATCCACTATGATGTACAGCTCTTTGGTGGAGTTGTGCTACATAAGGGTAAAATTGCTGAAATGGCCACGGGGGAAGGTAAAACGCTGGTAGGTACACTGCCTGTATTCCTCAATGCCCTTACCGGAAACGGTGTGCATGTGGTTACGGTGAATGATTATCTGGCAAAACGTGACTCGGAGTGGATGGGACCGATCTATATGTTCAACGGATTGTCTGTTGATTGTATAGATAAGCATCAGCCGAATTCGGAAGGCCGCCGCAAAGCATATCAGGCAGATATCACATTCGGAACGAATAATGAATTCGGCTTTGACTACCTGCGTGATAATATGGCAATTAACCCATCGGACCTTGTGCAACGCAAGCATAATTATGCGATTGTGGACGAGGTTGACTCCGTATTGATCGACGATGCACGTACTCCACTGATTATATCTGGGCCTATTCCCAGAGGGGAACAACAACTGTTCGAGGAATTCCGTCCGCGTGTAGAAATCATTGTTAAAGCGCAAAGGGATCTTTGTACAAAATTATTGGCAGAAGCCAAAGCAAAAATAGCTTCGGAAGATAAAAAAGAACAGGAAGAAGGAAGTTTGCTTTTGTATCGTTCATTCAAGGGACTTCCTAAAAACAAACCACTCATTAAGTTCTTGAGTGAACCGGGAGTTAAATCTTCCATGTTGAAAACCGAAGAGCATTATATGGCAGAGCAAATGCGCAATATGCATATTGTTACTGACGATTTGTACTTCGTTATTGATGAAAAAAACAACAGTATAGAACTCACTGACAAAGGAATAGACTTACTTACCGGTAATTCTGATGACCCATTATTCTTTGTATTGCCGGATATTGGCGCGCTTCTTTCCGATTTAGAAAATCAGTCGCTGACCGATGCCCAGAAAGCTGAAAAGAAAGACGAGTTGATGCAGAGCTACTCTATCAAATCGGAACGGGTACACACCGTAAACCAATTACTTAAAGCATATGCTTTGTTTGAGAAAGACGACGAATACGTTGTTATGGACAACAAAGTAATGATTGTAGATGAGCAAACAGGCCGTATTATGGATGGCCGCCGTTATTCAGACGGTTTGCATCAGGCTATAGAAGCAAAAGAGCGTGTGAAAGTGGAAGCTGCCACACAAACATTTGCAACTATTACCTTACAAAACTATTTCCGTATGTACCACAAGCTTTCGGGTATGACCGGTACGGCGGAGACAGAAGCAGGAGAGTTGTGGAACATCTATAAGCTTGATGTGGTTGTGATCCCTACCAACAGACCAATCGCACGTAAGGATATGAATGACCGCATCTATAAAACGAAGCGTGAAAAATATACTGCAGTCATCCACGAGATAGAAGAGCTTGTAAATCAAGGCCGAGCTGTACTTGTAGGTACTACTTCGGTAGAAATCTCCGAGTTGTTGAGCAAGATGCTCACCATGCGTAAGATCAAGCATAACGTACTGAATGCCAAGTTACACCAGCGTGAAGCAGAAGTTGTAGCCTTGGCCGGACAACCGGGGGCAGTTACCATTGCTACCAATATGGCTGGTCGTGGTACCGACATCAAACTTGCACCAAGTGTAAAAGAAGCTGGAGGATTGGCTATTATAGGTACAGAGAGACACGAATCGCGCCGTGTAGACCGCCAGTTGCGTGGTCGTGCAGGACGTCAGGGAGACCCGGGCTCTTCTGTATTCTACATCTCACTGGAAGACGATTTGATGCGTCTGTTCGCATCGGAACGTATTGCCGGAATGATGGACCGTATGGGCTTTAAAGAAGGCGAAATGCTTGAACATAACATGCTCAGCAAGTCGGTGGAACGTGCACAAAAGAAAGTGGAAGAAAATAACTTCGGTATCCGTAAACGTTTGCTGGAATACGATGATGTGATGAACTCGCAACGTGAAGTTATTTACAAACGTCGTCGCCATGCACTTATGGGCGAACGTATCGGAATCGATATCGTGAATATGTTCTACGACACTGCCGTGAATATAGTAGAGCAATATGCGGACAACCTTGACTACGAAGGATTGAAGATAGACCTGCTGCGCTTGCTTGCTATTGAAGTTCCGTTCGATGAAGCCAGCTTCCGCACGATGAAATCGGATGCAATGGTAGATCAGATATACGATACGGCAGTTCAGAACTTCAAACATAAGATGGACCGTCTGGCTGAAATCGCAAATCCCGTAATCAAACAGGTTTATGAAGAACAAGGCGATAAATTCGAGAACATACTGATTCCTATTACAGACGGAAAACGCGTTTATAATATATCTTGTAATCTGAAAGAAGCATACGACAGCCAGTCGAAAGATATTATCAAATCGTTTGAAAAGGCAATCGTATTGCATACTATAGATGAAGAATGGAAAGAACATCTTCGTGAGATGGATGAACTTCGCCAGTCTGTACAGAATGCAAGTTATGAGCAAAAAGACCCTCTGTTGATCTATAAACTGGAATCATTCAACTTGTTCAAATCTATGCTTAACAGTGTTAATGGTAAAGCCGTAACAATACTGATGCGCGGACAAATACCTGTACGTGAACCGGAACAGGTACGTCAGGCAGCTCCGGAGCAAAAGACAGATTATAGCCGCTATCGTACCGAACGTAACGAGATGGAAGACGGAAACGCTACTCAGGGAGGAGGACAAAGACCGCCGCAACCACAGGGTGCGCCGAAAATAGCACCCGTACATGTAGATAAAAAGCCGGGAAGAAACGAGCCTTGCTATTGTGGAAGTGGTAAAAAATATAAGAATTGTCACGGTAAAAACGAATGA